Proteins found in one Vespula pensylvanica isolate Volc-1 chromosome 10, ASM1446617v1, whole genome shotgun sequence genomic segment:
- the LOC122632291 gene encoding rho guanine nucleotide exchange factor 28 isoform X4, which yields MEKRQEVLAPFSSDECPNSGEDSEEDVITDYLGSSHSDCDRVPTINGDLGGLSLHGNIVTETGYTEDNTNKTITMSGGNSEQQQQHPLLTLGTNIQTQPNPLVPIISVTPHSPGFAKNYPVLEDNLQHLHEIHDWIQRMRDLTMNTLGNNNRMSHDVPQRLTSSCPSLCPLILIEGGHRSNNHEAGSDPDLLVNCSTNSSPTHFPPMSSHAQPVQGIDRRRSWTDLEDTRRGRRRYSGQNHLQAQNMRQRSISLSSLDSEMELELDGKSCSGPVGVGNRACRSQASTHSLNEADLVQSEYQKNVLKRNSQRLGESSSLMPGLTGARLPLQKSISTPSIVTPPIHTHLTESGTRTTPSLAAETAYDDQHSEKTRRKRGSIFFRKKKDKSGKKNSQQQHVWTTMTTGAQGNYQCDVCMKQSTSKPILHCENCGLSVHQSQGCKDHSVLECTKSKHQSVKTVIKSTSSISSVTSNNSVKRGSTASLPLPTSSGSGSQTINEEKDTDGSGSHRDASSGWEEFDFGDEAHQFTVGDLEGLDPELGLGKEEPDSWSTAIGRHVASRLVDHCEREVKRQEHIYEFVLTEKHHCLVLLAMERIFVEGLRRHFRLGQPNLERMFPRLRDLIEIHLRFLQKLRKRQNANPVVPTIADILVEQFSGENSQRMKSAYGEFCSRHREAVETYKYYLHHDTRFERFVRHCQTIPLLKKKGIPECILFVTQRLTKYPLLVEPLIKTGIMQDEGESLRKALGLVKEILADVDACVADKEREDRKLEIYNKIDAKSFATYRGAKFKKSDIMAFNRILKFEGTAYLMQGRGKTTAIVVVVLSDILFFLVERDQKYAFLVPDNKAASVVSLQKLLVREKAGQESRGIYLISSNPAEPEMFELKVQKPKDKQFWIQAIRSAVEACPQESENDTDVLTDGNSNNELRDTRSSSISMLSVEERQKMIKAKESHIFRIVGELRKKDAEQALLFEEKINLQVRLLRASNIWNENDSDHEKTDKVEKEIRDYTRLVQMEATDTTQLWQEVVVAVQEATRLASSLSFSTGGATLSRSLSSAGERHSDAYVPPALCVPRRAETFAGFDNNKERYPVRESTAMNVGSSLPKVGEFSKESPEDKESSELDANKDQQWTAIRLSHHVYTLLCIISNQMTTIDSLQAQLAACKEGSMGKSSNNRPNPNRQLEELRNLQDQLSREKAAFRAASQQEKNQLEEERAELARQREQLAAEQRDVTQQRDQLYRRLEAYERQGLKAGSTTGPTTIHLSHVTQGTEIVQPRKSQADAKRIPMNLISATNQQKVQSNVPVKQQLPLKLASGSNNNSRSGSTASHYSPDRHTRTGSSPAIVTGSAFSSPELGNSHGSSGTTSQTHSSNRSLRNTRSPPESYQQQHQRAEQQQPLEEEVIFF from the exons atGAATGTCCTAATAGCGGAGAGGATAGCGAAGAGGATGTAATAACAGACTACCTTGGATCATCGCATTCAGACTGTGACCGTGTACCTACTATTAATGGAGATCTTGGTGGCCTGAGTCTACATGGGAATATAGTCACGGAAACTGGTTATACCGAAGATAATACCAATAAAACCATCACCATGTCTGGAGGGAATTCcgaacagcaacagcaacatcCGTTGCTTACACTTGGTACTAACATTCAAACTCAGCCTAATCCTCTTGTACCCATTATCAGTGTCACACCTCATTCTCCTGGTTTTGCTAAGAACTATCCTGTCTtag AGGACAATTTGCAGCATTTGCACGAAATTCATGACTGGATTCAACGCATGAGAGACTTGACGATGAATACTTTGGGAAACAATAATCGCATGTCCCACGATGTACCTCAGAGACTGACCTCTTCGTGTCCTTCCTTATGTCCGTTGATACTTATAGAGGGTGGACATCGTTCCAATAATCATGAAGCAGGATCTGATCCAGATCTTCTTGTTAACTGTTCGACTAATAGCTCTCCGACACATTTTCCACCTATGAGCTCTCATGCTCAACCTGTGCAGGGCATAGATAGAAGACGAAGTTGGACGGATTTGGAAGATACTAGACGTGGCCGACGCAGATATTCCGGACAAAATCATCTACAAGCACAAAATATG cGACAACGCAGCATTAGTTTAAGTAGTCTGGACAGTGAGATGGAACTAGAACTAGATGGAAAATCTTGTAGTGGACCTGTAGGGGTAGGTAATCGAGCATGCAGATCACAAGCAAGTACTCATTCCTTAAATGAGGCAGACCTTGTGCAG AGTGAATATCAGAAGAAtgtcttaaaaagaaatagtcaAAGATTAGGTGAAAGTAGCAGTTTGATGCCAGGTTTAACTGGTGCACGTTTACCTCTCCAGAAATCTATTTCGACCCCTTCCATCGTTACACCGCCAATTCATACGCATCTCACAGAGTCCGGAACACGAACAACACCTTCTCTCGCAGC aGAAACTGCATATGATGATCAACATTCTGAGAAGACCAGAAGAAAGCGTGGCTCTATTTTCTTCCGTAAGAAAAAG GATAAAAGTGGCAAGAAAAATAGTCAACAGCAACATGTATGGACAACAATGACAACTGGAGCACAAGGAAATTACCAATGTGATGTTTGCATGAAGCAATCAACAAGTAAACCAATTCTTCATTGTGAAA ATTGCGGATTATCGGTACATCAAAGTCAAGGATGCAAGGATCATTCTGTGTTAGAATGCACCAAATCTAAGCATCAGTCTGTAAAAACTGTTATAAAATCAACGTCGAGTATTTCTTCGGTTACAAGCAACAATAGCGTGAAAAGAGGTTCCACGGCATCGCTACCGTTACCAACATCATCTGGAAGTGGAAG TCAAACAATTAATGAGGAAAAGGATACAGATGGTAGTGGTTCACATCGCGATGCTTCCAG tGGTTGGGAAGAATTCGATTTTGGAGACGAAGCGCATCAGTTTACCGTAGGTGATCTCGAGGGCTTAGATCCTGAACTGGGCTTAGGAAAGGAAGAACCTGATTCATGGAGTACAGCTATTGGAAGACACGTCGCATCACGTCTCGTAGATCATTGTGAACGCGAAGTGAAGAGACAAGAGCATATATACGAATTTGTGTTAACAGAGAAACATCATTGCTTGGTATTGTTAGCCATGGAAAGGATCTTCGTGGAAGGCTTACGACGCCATTTCCGTTTGGGACAACCAAATCTAGAACGAATGTTTCCTAGATTACGTGATCTCATTGAAATTCATTTGAGATTTCTACAGAAATTACGTAAACGTCAAAATGCAAACCCTGTTGTACCTACTATTGCTGACATACTCGTCGAACAATTCTCAGGTGAAAATTCGCAACGTATGAAAAGCGCATATGGAGAATTTTGTAGTCGTCATAGAGAAGCTGTTGAAACTTACAAGTATTATCTGCATCATGATACTCGATTTGAGCGTTTTGTGCGTCACTGTCAG ACTATTCCTTTGCTGAAAAAGAAGGGGATTCCAGAATGTATATTGTTCGTTACGCAACGTTTAACAAAATATCCATTACTAGTCGAACCACTTATTAAAACTGGTATTATGCAAGATGAAGGAGAGAGCTTGAGAAAAGCTTTGGGATTagtgaaagaaattttagcGGACGTAGATGCGTGCGTAGCAGATAAAGAGCgggaagatagaaaattagagatttataataa GATCGACGCGAAATCGTTCGCTACGTACCGCGGTGCCAAATTCAAAAAGTCGGATATAATGGCgtttaatagaattttgaaATTCGAAGGAACGGCATATTTGATGCAAGGTCGTGGAAAAACGACTGCCATTGTCGTAGTCGTTCTTTCcgatatattattctttttagttGAAAGAGATCAAAAATATGCTTTCTTGGTTCCGGACAATAAAGCTGCTAGCGTGGTAtcgttacaaaaattattggtACGAGAAAAAGCTGGTCAAGAATCGAGGGGTATATACTTGATAAGTAGCAATCCAGCGGAACCTGAGATGTTCGAATTGAAAGTTCAAAAGCCTAAGGATAAGCAATTCTGGATTCAAGCAATACGTTCAGCGGTTGAGGCTTGTCCTCAAGAATCTGAAAATGACACAGATGTTCTTACGGATggcaatagtaataatgaattaagGGATACACGTTCATCCTCCATATCGATGCTTTCTGTAGAAGAGAGgcaaaaaatgattaaagcTAAGGAGTCGCACATATTTAGAATCGTCG GCgaattacgaaagaaagacgCGGAACAGGCGTTGctgtttgaagaaaaaattaatttacaagtGCGTCTTTTACGTGCGTCTAATATCTGGAATGAAAATGATAGTGATCATGAGAAAACGGACaaagtggaaaaagaaatacgcgaTTATACACGTCTTGTTCAGATGGAAGCGACGGATACGACTCAGTTATGGCAAGAg gTTGTTGTCGCTGTGCAGGAAGCTACACGATTGGCCAGTTCATTGTCATTTAGCACTGGTGGTGCAACACTTTCTAGGAGTTTAAGTTCGGCTGGCGAACGTCATAGCGATGCTTACGTTCCACCAGCTCTTTGCGTTCCTAGACGAGCAGAGACGTTTGCTGGTTTCGATAACAACAAG GAAAGATATCCTGTACGTGAATCAACGGCGATGAATGTAGGGTCATCTCTCCCAAAAGTTGGtgaattttcgaaagaaagtcCCGAGGACAAAGAAAGTTCAGAATTAGACGCAAACAAAGATCAACAATGGACTGCGATTCGTTTGTCGCATCACGTGTATACTCTGCTTTGTATAATCAGTAATCAAATGACGACAATCGATAGCCTACAAGCTCAATTAGCCGCATGCAAGGAGGGAAGTATGGGAAAATCATCCAATAACAGGCCGAATCCAAATCGTCAATTGGAGGAGTTGAGAAATTTGCAGGATCAACTTAGCCGGGAGAAGGCAGCGTTTCGTGCTGCTTCTcagcaagaaaaaaatcagtTGGAAGAGGAACGAGCAGAATTGGCAAGACAAAGAGAACAATTGGCCGCGGAACAAAGAGACGTTACTCAACAGCGAGATCAATTGTATCGCCGATTGGAGGCGTATGAACGTCAAGGTCTCAAGGCAGGCTCTACAACGGGTCCTACAACGATTCATCTGTCACACGTGACACAGGGTACAGAAATCGTACAACCACGGAAGTCTCAAGCAGACGCTAAGAGAATACCTATGAATTTAATCAGCGCTACCAATCAGCAGAAAGTACAAAGCAATGTTCCTGTGAAGCAGCAACTCCCACTGAAGCTCGCAAGTGGAAGTAATAACAATAGCAG GAGCGGAAGTACTGCGAGCCACTATAGTCCGGATCGGCATACTAGAACAGGAAGTAGCCCTGCTATCGTAACTGGATCTGCGTTTTCTTCTCCCGAACTCGGCAATAGTCACGGTAGTAGTGGCACCACGAGTCAAACACATTCCTCTAATCGATCTCTTCGAAACACACGATCTCCTCCCGAATCAtatcaacaacaacatcaacgAGCGGAACAGCAACAACCTTTGGAGGAAGAGGTGATCTTTTTCTGA
- the LOC122632291 gene encoding rho guanine nucleotide exchange factor 28 isoform X1 — protein MEKRQEVLAPFSSDECPNSGEDSEEDVITDYLGSSHSDCDRVPTINGDLGGLSLHGNIVTETGYTEDNTNKTITMSGGNSEQQQQHPLLTLGTNIQTQPNPLVPIISVTPHSPGFAKNYPVLEDNLQHLHEIHDWIQRMRDLTMNTLGNNNRMSHDVPQRLTSSCPSLCPLILIEGGHRSNNHEAGSDPDLLVNCSTNSSPTHFPPMSSHAQPVQGIDRRRSWTDLEDTRRGRRRYSGQNHLQAQNMRQRSISLSSLDSEMELELDGKSCSGPVGVGNRACRSQASTHSLNEADLVQSEYQKNVLKRNSQRLGESSSLMPGLTGARLPLQKSISTPSIVTPPIHTHLTESGTRTTPSLAAETAYDDQHSEKTRRKRGSIFFRKKKDKSGKKNSQQQHVWTTMTTGAQGNYQCDVCMKQSTSKPILHCENCGLSVHQSQGCKDHSVLECTKSKHQSVKTVIKSTSSISSVTSNNSVKRGSTASLPLPTSSGSGREINSKKTVTSYSPWRRVATKLGVNQTINEEKDTDGSGSHRDASSGWEEFDFGDEAHQFTVGDLEGLDPELGLGKEEPDSWSTAIGRHVASRLVDHCEREVKRQEHIYEFVLTEKHHCLVLLAMERIFVEGLRRHFRLGQPNLERMFPRLRDLIEIHLRFLQKLRKRQNANPVVPTIADILVEQFSGENSQRMKSAYGEFCSRHREAVETYKYYLHHDTRFERFVRHCQTIPLLKKKGIPECILFVTQRLTKYPLLVEPLIKTGIMQDEGESLRKALGLVKEILADVDACVADKEREDRKLEIYNKIDAKSFATYRGAKFKKSDIMAFNRILKFEGTAYLMQGRGKTTAIVVVVLSDILFFLVERDQKYAFLVPDNKAASVVSLQKLLVREKAGQESRGIYLISSNPAEPEMFELKVQKPKDKQFWIQAIRSAVEACPQESENDTDVLTDGNSNNELRDTRSSSISMLSVEERQKMIKAKESHIFRIVGELRKKDAEQALLFEEKINLQVRLLRASNIWNENDSDHEKTDKVEKEIRDYTRLVQMEATDTTQLWQEVVVAVQEATRLASSLSFSTGGATLSRSLSSAGERHSDAYVPPALCVPRRAETFAGFDNNKERYPVRESTAMNVGSSLPKVGEFSKESPEDKESSELDANKDQQWTAIRLSHHVYTLLCIISNQMTTIDSLQAQLAACKEGSMGKSSNNRPNPNRQLEELRNLQDQLSREKAAFRAASQQEKNQLEEERAELARQREQLAAEQRDVTQQRDQLYRRLEAYERQGLKAGSTTGPTTIHLSHVTQGTEIVQPRKSQADAKRIPMNLISATNQQKVQSNVPVKQQLPLKLASGSNNNSRSGSTASHYSPDRHTRTGSSPAIVTGSAFSSPELGNSHGSSGTTSQTHSSNRSLRNTRSPPESYQQQHQRAEQQQPLEEEVIFF, from the exons atGAATGTCCTAATAGCGGAGAGGATAGCGAAGAGGATGTAATAACAGACTACCTTGGATCATCGCATTCAGACTGTGACCGTGTACCTACTATTAATGGAGATCTTGGTGGCCTGAGTCTACATGGGAATATAGTCACGGAAACTGGTTATACCGAAGATAATACCAATAAAACCATCACCATGTCTGGAGGGAATTCcgaacagcaacagcaacatcCGTTGCTTACACTTGGTACTAACATTCAAACTCAGCCTAATCCTCTTGTACCCATTATCAGTGTCACACCTCATTCTCCTGGTTTTGCTAAGAACTATCCTGTCTtag AGGACAATTTGCAGCATTTGCACGAAATTCATGACTGGATTCAACGCATGAGAGACTTGACGATGAATACTTTGGGAAACAATAATCGCATGTCCCACGATGTACCTCAGAGACTGACCTCTTCGTGTCCTTCCTTATGTCCGTTGATACTTATAGAGGGTGGACATCGTTCCAATAATCATGAAGCAGGATCTGATCCAGATCTTCTTGTTAACTGTTCGACTAATAGCTCTCCGACACATTTTCCACCTATGAGCTCTCATGCTCAACCTGTGCAGGGCATAGATAGAAGACGAAGTTGGACGGATTTGGAAGATACTAGACGTGGCCGACGCAGATATTCCGGACAAAATCATCTACAAGCACAAAATATG cGACAACGCAGCATTAGTTTAAGTAGTCTGGACAGTGAGATGGAACTAGAACTAGATGGAAAATCTTGTAGTGGACCTGTAGGGGTAGGTAATCGAGCATGCAGATCACAAGCAAGTACTCATTCCTTAAATGAGGCAGACCTTGTGCAG AGTGAATATCAGAAGAAtgtcttaaaaagaaatagtcaAAGATTAGGTGAAAGTAGCAGTTTGATGCCAGGTTTAACTGGTGCACGTTTACCTCTCCAGAAATCTATTTCGACCCCTTCCATCGTTACACCGCCAATTCATACGCATCTCACAGAGTCCGGAACACGAACAACACCTTCTCTCGCAGC aGAAACTGCATATGATGATCAACATTCTGAGAAGACCAGAAGAAAGCGTGGCTCTATTTTCTTCCGTAAGAAAAAG GATAAAAGTGGCAAGAAAAATAGTCAACAGCAACATGTATGGACAACAATGACAACTGGAGCACAAGGAAATTACCAATGTGATGTTTGCATGAAGCAATCAACAAGTAAACCAATTCTTCATTGTGAAA ATTGCGGATTATCGGTACATCAAAGTCAAGGATGCAAGGATCATTCTGTGTTAGAATGCACCAAATCTAAGCATCAGTCTGTAAAAACTGTTATAAAATCAACGTCGAGTATTTCTTCGGTTACAAGCAACAATAGCGTGAAAAGAGGTTCCACGGCATCGCTACCGTTACCAACATCATCTGGAAGTGGAAG GGAAATTAACAGCAAGAAAACAGTGACAAGCTACAGCCCTTGGCGGCGAGTTGCCACCAAGCTCGGAGTCAA TCAAACAATTAATGAGGAAAAGGATACAGATGGTAGTGGTTCACATCGCGATGCTTCCAG tGGTTGGGAAGAATTCGATTTTGGAGACGAAGCGCATCAGTTTACCGTAGGTGATCTCGAGGGCTTAGATCCTGAACTGGGCTTAGGAAAGGAAGAACCTGATTCATGGAGTACAGCTATTGGAAGACACGTCGCATCACGTCTCGTAGATCATTGTGAACGCGAAGTGAAGAGACAAGAGCATATATACGAATTTGTGTTAACAGAGAAACATCATTGCTTGGTATTGTTAGCCATGGAAAGGATCTTCGTGGAAGGCTTACGACGCCATTTCCGTTTGGGACAACCAAATCTAGAACGAATGTTTCCTAGATTACGTGATCTCATTGAAATTCATTTGAGATTTCTACAGAAATTACGTAAACGTCAAAATGCAAACCCTGTTGTACCTACTATTGCTGACATACTCGTCGAACAATTCTCAGGTGAAAATTCGCAACGTATGAAAAGCGCATATGGAGAATTTTGTAGTCGTCATAGAGAAGCTGTTGAAACTTACAAGTATTATCTGCATCATGATACTCGATTTGAGCGTTTTGTGCGTCACTGTCAG ACTATTCCTTTGCTGAAAAAGAAGGGGATTCCAGAATGTATATTGTTCGTTACGCAACGTTTAACAAAATATCCATTACTAGTCGAACCACTTATTAAAACTGGTATTATGCAAGATGAAGGAGAGAGCTTGAGAAAAGCTTTGGGATTagtgaaagaaattttagcGGACGTAGATGCGTGCGTAGCAGATAAAGAGCgggaagatagaaaattagagatttataataa GATCGACGCGAAATCGTTCGCTACGTACCGCGGTGCCAAATTCAAAAAGTCGGATATAATGGCgtttaatagaattttgaaATTCGAAGGAACGGCATATTTGATGCAAGGTCGTGGAAAAACGACTGCCATTGTCGTAGTCGTTCTTTCcgatatattattctttttagttGAAAGAGATCAAAAATATGCTTTCTTGGTTCCGGACAATAAAGCTGCTAGCGTGGTAtcgttacaaaaattattggtACGAGAAAAAGCTGGTCAAGAATCGAGGGGTATATACTTGATAAGTAGCAATCCAGCGGAACCTGAGATGTTCGAATTGAAAGTTCAAAAGCCTAAGGATAAGCAATTCTGGATTCAAGCAATACGTTCAGCGGTTGAGGCTTGTCCTCAAGAATCTGAAAATGACACAGATGTTCTTACGGATggcaatagtaataatgaattaagGGATACACGTTCATCCTCCATATCGATGCTTTCTGTAGAAGAGAGgcaaaaaatgattaaagcTAAGGAGTCGCACATATTTAGAATCGTCG GCgaattacgaaagaaagacgCGGAACAGGCGTTGctgtttgaagaaaaaattaatttacaagtGCGTCTTTTACGTGCGTCTAATATCTGGAATGAAAATGATAGTGATCATGAGAAAACGGACaaagtggaaaaagaaatacgcgaTTATACACGTCTTGTTCAGATGGAAGCGACGGATACGACTCAGTTATGGCAAGAg gTTGTTGTCGCTGTGCAGGAAGCTACACGATTGGCCAGTTCATTGTCATTTAGCACTGGTGGTGCAACACTTTCTAGGAGTTTAAGTTCGGCTGGCGAACGTCATAGCGATGCTTACGTTCCACCAGCTCTTTGCGTTCCTAGACGAGCAGAGACGTTTGCTGGTTTCGATAACAACAAG GAAAGATATCCTGTACGTGAATCAACGGCGATGAATGTAGGGTCATCTCTCCCAAAAGTTGGtgaattttcgaaagaaagtcCCGAGGACAAAGAAAGTTCAGAATTAGACGCAAACAAAGATCAACAATGGACTGCGATTCGTTTGTCGCATCACGTGTATACTCTGCTTTGTATAATCAGTAATCAAATGACGACAATCGATAGCCTACAAGCTCAATTAGCCGCATGCAAGGAGGGAAGTATGGGAAAATCATCCAATAACAGGCCGAATCCAAATCGTCAATTGGAGGAGTTGAGAAATTTGCAGGATCAACTTAGCCGGGAGAAGGCAGCGTTTCGTGCTGCTTCTcagcaagaaaaaaatcagtTGGAAGAGGAACGAGCAGAATTGGCAAGACAAAGAGAACAATTGGCCGCGGAACAAAGAGACGTTACTCAACAGCGAGATCAATTGTATCGCCGATTGGAGGCGTATGAACGTCAAGGTCTCAAGGCAGGCTCTACAACGGGTCCTACAACGATTCATCTGTCACACGTGACACAGGGTACAGAAATCGTACAACCACGGAAGTCTCAAGCAGACGCTAAGAGAATACCTATGAATTTAATCAGCGCTACCAATCAGCAGAAAGTACAAAGCAATGTTCCTGTGAAGCAGCAACTCCCACTGAAGCTCGCAAGTGGAAGTAATAACAATAGCAG GAGCGGAAGTACTGCGAGCCACTATAGTCCGGATCGGCATACTAGAACAGGAAGTAGCCCTGCTATCGTAACTGGATCTGCGTTTTCTTCTCCCGAACTCGGCAATAGTCACGGTAGTAGTGGCACCACGAGTCAAACACATTCCTCTAATCGATCTCTTCGAAACACACGATCTCCTCCCGAATCAtatcaacaacaacatcaacgAGCGGAACAGCAACAACCTTTGGAGGAAGAGGTGATCTTTTTCTGA